In the Flavobacterium sp. J372 genome, one interval contains:
- a CDS encoding MerR family transcriptional regulator: MNNIKTTFNIKDLENLSGIKAHTIRIWEKRYKVLEPMRTDTNIRVYDSEALQKLLNISTLNSFGYKISNIAKMPQEKVPQLVRDVLSNKSMANHVLSTFKLAMMNFDKLLFLNTYDSLLKENSFRDIFYKYFIPLLREVGELWQTGTITPAHEHFISFLVKQKIIANIELLQAREPYKLDRTYVLYLPMNEIHELGLMLVNYELMLNGCKTVYLGESVPVSCLKGMHDFFDNITFITYMTVEPQMADVNTYISQLKEEVLNVGNSELYVLGRNTQFMDPEQAGSNVTVFGSIQELADIL, translated from the coding sequence ATGAACAATATTAAAACTACCTTCAATATAAAGGATCTTGAAAACCTTTCAGGCATCAAGGCACATACCATACGTATCTGGGAAAAAAGGTACAAAGTATTAGAGCCGATGCGCACCGATACCAACATCAGGGTATATGATAGCGAGGCACTGCAAAAGCTGCTGAATATTTCCACGCTCAACTCGTTTGGGTACAAAATATCAAACATTGCAAAAATGCCGCAGGAAAAAGTGCCGCAACTGGTGCGCGATGTACTTTCAAACAAAAGTATGGCCAACCATGTGCTGAGTACTTTCAAGCTTGCAATGATGAACTTTGATAAGTTATTGTTTCTCAACACTTATGATTCGCTGCTTAAGGAAAATTCGTTTCGTGATATCTTCTATAAATATTTTATACCGCTGCTTCGCGAGGTGGGCGAGCTTTGGCAAACAGGCACAATCACGCCGGCACATGAGCATTTCATAAGCTTTTTGGTAAAACAGAAAATCATTGCCAATATTGAGTTGCTGCAGGCCAGAGAACCCTATAAGCTTGACCGTACGTATGTATTGTACCTGCCTATGAACGAAATTCATGAGCTGGGATTGATGCTTGTAAATTATGAACTGATGCTGAATGGCTGCAAAACAGTGTATCTCGGCGAGAGCGTACCGGTAAGCTGCCTTAAAGGCATGCACGACTTTTTTGACAATATAACTTTTATAACTTACATGACTGTTGAGCCGCAAATGGCTGATGTAAATACCTATATAAGCCAACTGAAGGAAGAAGTGCTTAATGTTGGCAACTCTGAATTGTATGTGCTTGGCCGCAATACACAGTTTATGGATCCTGAGCAGGCAGGCAGCAATGTTACCGTTTTTGGCAGTATACAAGAGCTTGCCGATATACTTTAA
- the typA gene encoding translational GTPase TypA yields the protein MASIRNIAIIAHVDHGKTTLVDKIMYHCQLFRENENTGDLILDNNDLERERGITITSKNVSVSYKGTKINIIDTPGHADFGGEVERVLNMADGVLLLVDAFEGPMPQTRFVLQKAIDLGLKPCVVINKVDKENCTPEEVHEKVFDLMFELGAEEWQLDFPTVYGSAKQNWMSEHWEKKTENIEPLLDMVLEHIPAPKVSEGTPQMLITSLDFSSFTGRIAIGRLQRGVLREGMNISLVKRDGKISKSKIKELHTFEGLGRKKVEEVTAGDICAIVGLEGFEIGDTVADFENPEALTSIAIDEPTMSMLFTINDSPFFGKEGKFVTSRHIKDRLAKELEKNLALRVEETDSADKFMVFGRGVLHLSVLIETMRREGYELQIGQPQVIIKEIDGVKCEPVEELTIDLPENLSGRAVEFVTQRKGEMLSMEPKGERMIVKFLIPSRGIIGLRNQLLTATAGEAIMAHRFLEYQPFKGEIPGRLSGSLISMENGKAIPYSIDKLQDRGKFFVDPNEDIYEGQVIGENSRGDDMVVNVTKTKKLTNVRSSGADDKARIIPAIKFSLEEALEYIQKDEYVEVTPKSLRLRKIYLNENDRKRYKIA from the coding sequence ATGGCATCTATCAGAAACATTGCGATTATTGCTCACGTAGACCACGGAAAAACTACCCTGGTTGACAAAATTATGTATCACTGCCAGCTTTTCCGTGAAAACGAGAACACGGGCGACCTGATACTTGACAACAACGACCTGGAGCGTGAAAGAGGTATTACCATTACCTCAAAAAACGTATCTGTGAGTTACAAAGGCACGAAAATCAACATTATAGACACCCCGGGCCACGCCGATTTTGGCGGTGAAGTTGAGCGCGTGCTTAACATGGCAGACGGTGTTTTGCTGCTTGTAGATGCTTTTGAAGGCCCGATGCCGCAAACGCGTTTTGTGTTGCAAAAGGCTATTGACCTTGGCCTGAAGCCATGTGTTGTAATTAACAAAGTTGATAAAGAAAACTGTACACCTGAAGAAGTGCATGAAAAGGTTTTTGACCTTATGTTTGAGCTTGGCGCTGAAGAGTGGCAGCTTGATTTCCCTACGGTTTACGGCTCTGCCAAGCAAAACTGGATGAGTGAGCACTGGGAAAAGAAAACAGAAAACATAGAGCCGCTGCTAGACATGGTTCTTGAACATATACCTGCGCCAAAAGTAAGCGAGGGTACTCCGCAAATGCTTATAACATCGCTTGATTTCTCAAGTTTTACAGGCCGTATCGCTATTGGCCGCCTTCAGCGCGGTGTACTTCGCGAGGGTATGAACATATCATTGGTGAAGCGTGATGGTAAGATTTCAAAATCAAAGATAAAAGAGCTTCACACTTTTGAAGGCCTTGGCCGTAAAAAAGTGGAGGAGGTAACGGCAGGTGATATTTGTGCTATTGTTGGCCTTGAAGGCTTTGAAATTGGCGATACTGTTGCTGACTTCGAAAATCCGGAAGCGCTTACTTCAATCGCAATTGATGAGCCAACAATGAGTATGCTTTTCACGATTAACGATTCGCCTTTCTTTGGTAAAGAGGGTAAATTTGTTACATCACGCCACATTAAAGACAGGCTGGCGAAAGAGCTTGAAAAGAACCTTGCCCTTAGGGTAGAAGAGACTGACAGCGCTGATAAATTCATGGTATTTGGCCGTGGTGTACTGCACTTGTCAGTTCTTATTGAGACGATGCGCAGGGAAGGCTATGAGCTACAGATTGGGCAGCCGCAGGTTATTATAAAAGAAATTGACGGCGTAAAATGTGAGCCGGTTGAAGAACTTACTATCGACCTTCCTGAAAACCTTTCAGGCCGCGCGGTTGAATTTGTAACCCAGCGTAAAGGCGAAATGCTGAGCATGGAGCCAAAAGGCGAGCGTATGATCGTTAAGTTCCTTATCCCGTCAAGAGGTATCATAGGCCTTAGGAATCAGTTGCTTACGGCTACTGCAGGTGAGGCTATCATGGCACACCGTTTCCTAGAATATCAGCCATTTAAAGGTGAGATTCCGGGCCGTTTGAGCGGATCGCTTATTTCTATGGAAAATGGCAAGGCTATTCCTTATTCTATTGATAAGCTTCAGGACAGGGGTAAATTCTTTGTTGACCCTAACGAAGATATCTACGAAGGCCAGGTTATCGGCGAAAACAGCCGTGGTGATGACATGGTCGTGAACGTTACCAAAACCAAGAAACTTACCAACGTGCGTTCATCTGGCGCTGATGATAAGGCAAGGATTATCCCTGCCATCAAGTTCTCTCTTGAAGAAGCGCTTGAATACATCCAGAAAGATGAGTATGTTGAGGTAACGCCTAAGAGCCTTCGCTTAAGGAAAATTTACCTGAACGAAAACGACAGGAAACGTTACAAGATAGCGTAA
- a CDS encoding glycosyl hydrolase, with protein sequence MITHTMCAQSVPVGAGSYTTTFPGTDSAGRNAFPSGSPLLSGNAVGKPVPTNDWWSAKLKNNHVNNLFNYPLAMRTVNEGLVVSMIVPTSTPNGASQPMDDAQPLIVGVEGLNAAQATVSDYSDWTVSMNWASGSNSFTATAGIAMPFVYFSKATADVARVRVSSGTVVISNEMLVITDSHQGADYAVYAPLGSTWTQTGNVYTSTLNGKNYWSTAYLPPSASSVAAAANEYKAYAYVFPTNTTTSWSYNNSNSKLTTTFTVATDVKEGSGTSVLLGLLPHQWAHLSSASAQPNLYNYSSIRGEIKTLASNTFIVENTFKGILPTLPYLDNYSNGFNPALLDSKIASIENDGLATWTDSYNEGQMMNRLIQAARIADEMGDTVSRNKMVATIKNRLENWLKAEAGEKAFLFYYNNTWTTLLGYPAGHGQDNNINDHHFHWGYFIHAAAFMEQFEPGWATQWGPMINMLIRDAASWDRNDPFFPYLRNFSPYAGHSWANGFATFPFGNDQESTSESMQFASSLIHWGQITENNAIRDLGIYIYTTEQTATEEYWFDMNQRTFKPGYGFKLASRIWGNGYDNQTFWTGDIAAAYGIEMYPIHGGSLYLGHNIAYAQSLWNEITTKTGILSNQANPNLWHDVYWQYLAFTDAQAAINLYDSYPGRALKFGISDAQTYHWLHAMNALGRVNANITANYPIAAAFTAGTSTTYVAHNYGDAPISVTFSDGYILNVPAGQMATSRDISATGVLSADFYQAFPNGSVNLTATVTGTGITKVEFYNGSALIGEDTEAPYYIPSGALSLGIHSMYAKVYVGANFNTTNIITVTVGEQVPYSGTPFQIPGVIEAGNYDKFEGGMGQGISYFDSSPNNEGNYRPTEYVDAATDVAEGPTVGWITAGEWLEYTINVVTAGNYTVTARYACGNTAGGGPFKFELDGTPVSGDITMGYTGDWGNWQDKVINNVQLTQGQHVLRVAVANGEFNLGRMTFALAGPLTFVPPIANAGANVTVSLPVTTASLDGSLSSHPTLPITYLWEQVYGPSIINFSSTTVASPGIGNLVAGVYKVKLTVSDGTYSATDEVLIIVSASGNAAPSVSITAPSNNASYLQGDTINIAATASDLDGNIVSVAFYAGATLLGTDNEAPFTYEWTNAAVGTHSITAIATDNNSATTTSSAISVTVSQMMSCSETSTAAQQGSFSTGYKATYTTVGSNVTVTFELLDTDKVGVVAFLWQQTPFAESQMDNVGGLKFSKTLSGQVAGTTLNYAVKFAYAGGMSVTEYIDYVVGTDCAAPPADTQAPTNFTATLGTVTSGSVQLLLNADDNSGNVTYTITYGTTTITVQGASGTQTAYIISGLSPETAYSFSVSASDASGNNAANNATVIPATTLAVPQAMICSGTGTVAQQGAFSTGYSYTFETIGTDVKVTFTMLDTDKVGVVAYLWRQTPFAETPMANAGGLSFSTTLTGQTPGAVITYAVKFAYAGGLAVTDWITYEVGTSCSAPPADTQAPTNFTATLGTVTSGSVQLLLNAEDNSGNVTYTITYGSTTVTVQGTSGTQTAYVISGLSPETAYSFSVSASDAAGNNAANNAIVVPATTLAVPAAAICSGNGTVAQQGAFSTGYDYTFETIGTDVKVTFTMLDTDKVGVVAYLWRQTPFAETPMANTTGLSFSTTITGQTPGTVITYAVKFAFAGGLAVTDWITYEVGTSCAAGVAEHDLKNAVAMYPNPANDFVIIDAEGIDITKVEVFSLLGTKVLETKSTRLNVENLAEGMYLVKIYSGSKSVTKKLVVDKK encoded by the coding sequence ATGATTACACATACTATGTGCGCACAATCTGTACCTGTAGGTGCCGGAAGCTACACTACTACCTTTCCCGGAACCGACTCGGCAGGCCGTAATGCCTTCCCTTCAGGTTCACCTTTACTAAGCGGAAATGCTGTAGGTAAGCCGGTGCCAACTAACGACTGGTGGTCGGCTAAGCTTAAAAATAATCATGTGAATAACCTCTTCAACTATCCGCTGGCGATGCGTACGGTAAATGAAGGTTTAGTTGTAAGCATGATTGTACCGACCTCGACACCAAACGGCGCCAGCCAGCCGATGGATGATGCACAGCCTTTAATAGTAGGTGTTGAAGGGCTTAATGCAGCACAGGCAACCGTATCAGACTATAGTGACTGGACCGTGAGCATGAACTGGGCAAGTGGCAGCAACTCGTTTACAGCAACTGCAGGTATCGCGATGCCGTTTGTGTACTTCTCAAAAGCCACTGCAGATGTTGCGCGTGTCAGGGTATCTTCAGGTACTGTTGTTATTTCAAACGAAATGCTCGTGATAACAGATTCGCATCAGGGTGCTGATTATGCTGTGTATGCGCCTTTGGGCAGTACATGGACACAGACGGGCAATGTGTATACATCTACGCTTAATGGTAAAAACTACTGGTCTACGGCCTACCTGCCGCCAAGTGCATCAAGCGTTGCCGCAGCCGCTAATGAATATAAGGCCTATGCCTATGTATTCCCGACAAACACCACTACATCTTGGAGCTACAACAACAGCAACTCAAAACTTACTACAACCTTTACTGTTGCCACAGATGTGAAAGAGGGTAGCGGCACATCGGTTTTGCTGGGATTGCTTCCTCATCAGTGGGCACACCTGTCATCTGCCTCGGCGCAGCCAAACCTTTATAATTACAGCTCCATCCGCGGAGAGATAAAAACGCTGGCAAGCAATACTTTTATTGTTGAGAATACTTTCAAAGGCATTTTGCCCACACTGCCATATCTCGACAATTACAGCAACGGCTTCAACCCCGCCTTGCTCGATAGCAAAATAGCATCGATAGAAAATGACGGCCTTGCCACTTGGACAGACTCTTACAACGAAGGCCAGATGATGAACCGCCTTATACAAGCAGCGCGTATAGCCGATGAAATGGGTGATACTGTATCACGCAATAAAATGGTAGCTACCATAAAAAACAGGCTTGAGAACTGGCTTAAGGCAGAAGCGGGCGAGAAGGCTTTCCTTTTCTATTACAACAATACCTGGACAACGCTGCTGGGTTACCCTGCAGGGCATGGCCAGGATAATAATATTAATGACCACCATTTCCATTGGGGCTACTTTATACATGCTGCAGCCTTTATGGAGCAGTTTGAACCCGGCTGGGCAACACAGTGGGGGCCAATGATTAACATGCTTATACGTGACGCGGCATCTTGGGACAGGAACGACCCTTTTTTCCCGTACCTTCGGAATTTCAGTCCGTATGCAGGCCACAGCTGGGCTAATGGCTTTGCGACTTTCCCATTCGGTAATGACCAGGAGTCGACATCTGAAAGTATGCAGTTTGCATCGTCACTTATCCATTGGGGCCAGATTACAGAAAACAATGCCATACGTGATCTGGGCATCTACATTTACACTACAGAACAGACAGCTACTGAAGAATACTGGTTTGATATGAACCAGCGCACGTTTAAACCTGGTTATGGCTTTAAGTTGGCTTCGCGTATTTGGGGCAACGGTTATGACAACCAAACCTTCTGGACTGGCGATATCGCTGCAGCTTACGGTATCGAGATGTACCCTATACATGGCGGCTCGCTATACTTAGGTCACAATATTGCCTATGCGCAATCGCTTTGGAACGAAATCACTACCAAAACAGGTATCTTAAGCAACCAGGCTAATCCTAACTTATGGCACGATGTGTATTGGCAGTATCTTGCATTTACCGATGCACAGGCGGCTATAAACCTGTATGACTCATATCCGGGCAGGGCACTGAAATTCGGAATATCAGATGCGCAGACATACCATTGGCTGCATGCCATGAATGCCTTGGGCAGGGTTAATGCTAATATTACGGCCAATTACCCTATAGCTGCTGCATTTACAGCAGGTACTTCAACTACTTATGTAGCCCACAATTATGGAGATGCACCAATTTCGGTAACGTTCTCTGACGGATATATACTAAATGTACCAGCGGGGCAAATGGCTACAAGCAGGGATATTAGTGCAACAGGCGTATTGTCGGCTGACTTTTACCAGGCTTTCCCTAACGGCAGCGTGAACCTTACTGCAACAGTAACTGGTACAGGGATTACTAAAGTTGAGTTTTACAATGGTTCAGCGCTAATCGGTGAAGATACAGAAGCGCCTTATTACATACCTTCAGGTGCACTGTCGCTAGGCATTCACAGCATGTATGCGAAAGTATATGTGGGCGCTAATTTCAATACAACAAATATCATTACCGTAACTGTAGGGGAGCAGGTGCCTTATAGCGGAACGCCTTTCCAGATACCGGGTGTTATTGAAGCAGGTAATTATGATAAATTTGAAGGCGGCATGGGCCAGGGGATATCATACTTTGACTCATCGCCAAATAATGAAGGCAACTACAGGCCGACGGAATATGTAGATGCTGCCACAGACGTAGCCGAAGGCCCAACAGTGGGATGGATTACAGCAGGCGAGTGGCTTGAATACACTATAAATGTAGTAACAGCAGGTAACTACACGGTAACTGCACGTTACGCCTGTGGCAACACAGCAGGCGGAGGCCCTTTCAAATTTGAACTGGATGGCACTCCGGTAAGCGGGGATATCACTATGGGCTATACAGGCGACTGGGGTAACTGGCAGGATAAGGTTATCAATAATGTTCAGCTTACACAGGGCCAACACGTATTGAGAGTAGCTGTTGCTAATGGAGAATTTAACCTTGGCAGGATGACATTTGCACTCGCAGGGCCGCTTACATTTGTGCCGCCAATAGCTAACGCAGGTGCAAACGTAACAGTGTCACTTCCGGTTACAACAGCGTCTCTTGACGGTTCATTAAGCAGCCACCCAACATTGCCTATCACATACCTTTGGGAGCAGGTTTACGGCCCGTCAATCATTAACTTTAGCAGTACTACTGTAGCATCACCTGGCATCGGTAACCTTGTTGCAGGGGTTTACAAAGTGAAGCTTACTGTTAGCGATGGTACATATTCAGCAACTGATGAGGTACTCATCATAGTATCGGCTTCAGGCAATGCGGCGCCATCTGTATCAATTACTGCTCCGTCAAACAATGCGTCTTACCTTCAGGGCGATACTATAAACATTGCAGCTACAGCAAGCGATCTTGACGGTAATATTGTATCAGTTGCTTTTTACGCAGGTGCAACACTATTAGGCACAGATAACGAAGCGCCATTTACTTATGAATGGACAAATGCTGCGGTGGGCACACATAGCATTACAGCCATAGCTACCGATAATAATAGTGCTACGACTACATCATCAGCCATATCGGTTACCGTTTCACAAATGATGAGCTGTTCTGAAACATCTACTGCAGCACAACAGGGTTCATTCTCTACAGGGTATAAAGCTACATATACAACAGTTGGCAGTAACGTAACGGTAACTTTTGAACTGCTTGACACCGATAAAGTAGGGGTTGTGGCATTCCTGTGGCAGCAAACTCCGTTTGCCGAAAGCCAGATGGATAATGTAGGCGGGCTTAAATTCTCAAAAACACTGTCAGGACAGGTAGCAGGTACAACACTCAACTATGCAGTTAAGTTCGCTTATGCAGGCGGCATGTCGGTTACTGAATATATTGATTATGTGGTAGGTACAGATTGCGCCGCACCACCGGCAGATACCCAGGCGCCGACAAACTTTACAGCTACATTGGGTACGGTGACATCAGGCTCAGTACAGCTGTTACTCAATGCTGACGATAACTCAGGCAATGTTACCTATACTATTACTTACGGTACAACAACTATAACGGTACAGGGCGCATCAGGCACACAGACGGCTTACATAATAAGCGGGCTATCACCGGAAACTGCCTATAGCTTTAGTGTGTCGGCAAGTGACGCTTCAGGCAACAACGCCGCTAACAATGCCACTGTAATTCCGGCTACAACGCTGGCAGTGCCACAGGCAATGATATGCTCAGGCACAGGAACAGTTGCACAGCAGGGAGCATTCTCAACAGGCTACAGCTATACTTTTGAAACTATCGGTACTGATGTGAAAGTCACTTTCACTATGCTTGATACCGACAAAGTTGGGGTAGTGGCTTACCTGTGGAGGCAGACACCTTTCGCGGAAACGCCAATGGCTAACGCTGGCGGCCTTTCATTCTCTACTACACTTACAGGGCAGACTCCGGGTGCTGTCATCACTTATGCAGTTAAATTTGCTTACGCAGGCGGTTTGGCAGTAACGGACTGGATTACATATGAAGTAGGTACCAGCTGCTCTGCACCACCGGCAGATACACAGGCACCAACAAACTTTACGGCCACGCTGGGCACGGTAACGTCAGGTTCAGTACAACTATTGCTAAATGCAGAAGACAATTCGGGCAATGTTACCTATACCATAACTTACGGTTCTACAACAGTAACAGTGCAGGGCACATCAGGTACGCAAACGGCTTATGTAATTAGCGGACTTTCACCTGAAACGGCATATAGCTTCAGTGTTTCAGCCAGTGATGCAGCAGGTAATAACGCAGCAAATAATGCCATTGTAGTTCCGGCTACAACGCTTGCTGTTCCTGCGGCGGCAATATGTTCAGGTAATGGTACGGTTGCACAGCAGGGAGCATTCTCAACAGGGTATGACTATACTTTTGAAACTATTGGTACAGATGTAAAAGTCACCTTTACTATGCTTGACACGGATAAAGTTGGGGTTGTGGCTTACCTGTGGAGGCAAACGCCTTTCGCGGAAACGCCGATGGCAAACACAACCGGTCTTTCATTCTCAACAACAATTACAGGACAGACTCCGGGTACTGTCATTACATACGCAGTGAAATTTGCTTTTGCAGGCGGACTGGCAGTAACCGACTGGATTACTTATGAAGTGGGTACAAGCTGCGCGGCGGGTGTTGCTGAGCATGATTTGAAGAATGCCGTGGCAATGTATCCTAACCCGGCTAATGATTTTGTAATCATTGATGCAGAAGGTATTGACATCACCAAAGTTGAAGTGTTCTCACTATTGGGTACAAAAGTGCTTGAAACAAAATCAACACGACTGAATGTTGAAAATCTTGCAGAAGGAATGTACCTTGTAAAGATTTATTCAGGAAGCAAATCAGTTACAAAAAAGCTTGTTGTAGATAAAAAATAA
- a CDS encoding YceI family protein: MATKNWALDPAHSEIQFKVKHLVISTVTGSFGEFTGKATTPEDTFEGGEIEVTINASSINTNNEQRDGHLRAADFFDTENNKNITIKTTSIKQVSGDDYEIVADFTLRGVTKSVTFKGEYGGQAVDGYGNTKVGLEVTGSINRKDYGVNWNAVIEGGGLTVSNEVKLIGNLQFIQQ, encoded by the coding sequence ATGGCAACAAAAAACTGGGCGCTTGACCCTGCACATTCAGAAATACAATTTAAAGTAAAACACCTTGTGATATCTACCGTTACAGGTTCATTCGGTGAGTTTACAGGAAAGGCCACTACTCCGGAAGATACTTTTGAGGGCGGCGAAATTGAAGTCACTATAAACGCCTCAAGCATCAATACCAATAACGAGCAGCGTGACGGCCATTTGCGGGCTGCCGATTTCTTTGACACTGAAAATAATAAAAATATTACTATCAAAACCACCTCAATAAAACAAGTTAGCGGTGATGATTATGAAATAGTTGCTGACTTCACATTGCGCGGCGTTACAAAATCTGTAACATTTAAAGGCGAATACGGCGGCCAGGCGGTTGACGGCTACGGAAACACCAAGGTAGGGCTTGAAGTTACCGGCAGCATAAACCGTAAAGATTACGGCGTGAACTGGAACGCTGTTATTGAAGGCGGCGGGCTTACGGTAAGCAACGAGGTAAAACTGATTGGCAACCTCCAATTTATACAGCAATAG
- a CDS encoding PorT family protein, producing MKKLLFTALLALGAFSVNAQETKFGVKAGADFATVKVEYTNPFTGTTETVSGSETGFFAGGFAEIGITESFAFQPELLFVAISDSNMITLPVLGKYRFGKFSVMAGPDLNYLLDAEEDEFKIGISAGAEFDITENFLASARYSAGMGDVSISGLFIGAGYKF from the coding sequence ATGAAAAAACTACTATTTACCGCTTTATTGGCATTGGGCGCATTTTCTGTAAATGCTCAGGAAACAAAATTCGGAGTGAAGGCAGGGGCTGACTTTGCCACTGTCAAGGTAGAGTACACGAATCCTTTCACAGGTACAACAGAAACTGTTTCAGGCAGTGAAACCGGATTCTTTGCGGGTGGCTTTGCCGAAATCGGTATTACCGAAAGCTTTGCCTTCCAGCCCGAACTTTTGTTTGTAGCCATTAGCGACAGCAACATGATTACGCTGCCGGTGCTGGGCAAATATCGCTTTGGCAAGTTCAGTGTTATGGCAGGGCCTGATTTAAATTATCTTCTTGACGCAGAAGAAGACGAGTTTAAAATCGGGATTTCTGCAGGTGCGGAATTTGATATTACAGAAAACTTCCTGGCTTCGGCACGCTATTCTGCAGGTATGGGTGATGTAAGTATAAGCGGCCTGTTTATTGGCGCAGGATATAAATTCTAA
- a CDS encoding FAD-binding oxidoreductase: MNSEILHQNLAAQLENIVGRPFVFTDIETRQHYGHDETEDYNFPPAVVVKPGSTEEVSAIMKLATEYKIPIVPIGGRTGLSGGALSIHGGIGLSMERFNKIEIDEKNLQAVVEPCVITQAFREAVAEKGLFYPPDPSSQGSCTIGGNVAENAGGARAVKYGVTKDYVLNLEVVLPNGEVIWTGANTLKNSTGYNLTQLMVGSEGTLGIITKIVMKLLPANTHNILMLVPFFRAEQACEAVAEIFRAGIVPSALEFMERDAIDWTLKYVDGVSLNIKPEVKAHLLIEVDGNYPDVLFSEAEKIMGVLEQFDIDEILFADTEDQKNALWKMRRAVGEAVKSNSVYKEEDTVVPRYELPTLLKGIKSIGDMYGFKSVCYGHAGDGNLHVNIIKGDMSDENWKVEVPKGIREIFELTVSLKGTLSGEHGIGYVQKNFMDIAFNNTQLQLMKGIKQLFDPHNILNPGKVLPDNL, translated from the coding sequence ATGAATTCTGAAATATTACATCAAAATCTGGCTGCACAACTTGAAAATATAGTTGGGCGGCCTTTTGTTTTTACAGATATCGAAACCCGCCAACATTACGGCCATGATGAGACCGAAGACTATAATTTCCCGCCGGCAGTAGTGGTAAAGCCCGGCAGTACTGAAGAAGTTTCAGCCATCATGAAGCTGGCAACAGAATATAAAATTCCCATTGTGCCTATTGGTGGACGTACGGGACTAAGTGGTGGAGCATTGAGCATTCATGGAGGCATAGGCCTTTCGATGGAACGTTTTAATAAGATTGAGATTGACGAGAAAAACCTGCAGGCTGTTGTTGAGCCGTGTGTGATAACACAAGCCTTTCGTGAAGCTGTGGCTGAAAAAGGCTTGTTTTATCCCCCTGACCCCAGTAGCCAGGGCAGCTGTACAATTGGCGGTAATGTGGCTGAGAATGCCGGTGGCGCCCGCGCAGTAAAATACGGGGTTACTAAAGACTATGTGCTGAACCTTGAAGTGGTTTTACCCAATGGTGAAGTGATATGGACAGGTGCCAATACCCTCAAGAACTCAACAGGATATAATCTTACGCAGCTTATGGTTGGCAGTGAAGGTACTTTGGGGATCATTACCAAAATAGTAATGAAACTGCTGCCGGCCAATACTCATAATATATTGATGCTTGTACCTTTCTTCAGGGCTGAACAGGCTTGTGAGGCTGTTGCGGAAATTTTCCGTGCAGGGATTGTGCCAAGTGCGCTGGAATTTATGGAGCGTGATGCTATTGACTGGACGCTGAAGTATGTTGACGGGGTAAGCCTCAACATTAAACCTGAAGTCAAGGCGCATTTGTTAATTGAGGTTGACGGCAACTATCCTGATGTACTTTTTAGTGAGGCAGAGAAAATCATGGGCGTACTTGAACAATTTGATATTGATGAGATACTTTTTGCCGATACAGAAGACCAAAAGAATGCACTATGGAAGATGCGCCGCGCCGTGGGTGAGGCCGTAAAGTCTAACTCTGTCTATAAAGAAGAAGATACTGTTGTACCTCGTTACGAGCTGCCAACGCTGCTTAAAGGCATTAAATCCATTGGTGATATGTATGGCTTTAAATCTGTTTGCTACGGCCATGCGGGTGACGGTAACCTGCATGTAAACATAATTAAAGGCGATATGAGCGATGAAAACTGGAAGGTTGAAGTACCTAAAGGCATCCGCGAAATATTTGAACTGACAGTCTCCCTGAAAGGCACGCTATCGGGCGAGCATGGTATTGGCTATGTACAGAAAAATTTTATGGATATCGCTTTTAATAACACGCAGCTCCAGCTTATGAAAGGTATCAAGCAGCTTTTTGATCCGCACAATATCCTTAATCCGGGTAAGGTTTTGCCTGATAACCTGTAA
- a CDS encoding DoxX family protein, giving the protein MNVFSTSARDRLYDVGLLLLRLVTGGFMLTHGLGKLTMLMGDGPIQFADPFGMGQTTSLAFTVFAEVVCSFLIILGLATRLAAIPLAIVMAVVFFYIHMEDTFGDKELSGIYLTLYIFLMIAGSGRYSIDYLISHRKNKQGYYTTTNM; this is encoded by the coding sequence ATGAATGTCTTCTCAACTTCAGCACGCGACAGGCTTTATGATGTAGGGCTTTTATTGCTGCGCCTTGTTACAGGTGGCTTTATGCTTACGCATGGCTTAGGTAAGCTTACAATGCTTATGGGTGACGGACCAATCCAGTTTGCCGATCCTTTTGGTATGGGGCAGACAACTTCACTGGCTTTTACGGTTTTCGCCGAGGTGGTATGCTCCTTTTTGATAATACTGGGGCTGGCTACACGGCTTGCTGCCATACCTTTGGCAATAGTTATGGCAGTGGTATTCTTTTACATCCATATGGAAGACACGTTTGGCGATAAAGAGCTTTCAGGTATATACCTCACACTATATATTTTCCTTATGATTGCCGGCAGCGGCAGGTATAGTATTGACTACCTGATTTCACACCGAAAGAATAAGCAGGGTTATTATACAACAACAAATATGTAG